The following is a genomic window from Artemia franciscana chromosome 4, ASM3288406v1, whole genome shotgun sequence.
tgattatgctAATTTTATAGAATGCTATTCATTCATTGAAGTTACATatttaaaagatataaaaaagtgaaatttgcaGATTATTTTAAAGCCACGAGTACACTAATACGGCGTTAATAACTTCCAGTTAGGAATAGTTTCCACTATGAGACTGGGTTGGCTTTCCAAGTCTAGTTAATTCTTGTTTTCTTAAGAACACTGGTCTGACAGATATCCGCAAGTCAAGAATATCAGATATAAAGCTAATTCAAATTCGCTAACAAGGTCACCAGCAAATAGAGTTATATTTGAAATAGCCCTCcttatagaaaaattttcatcaaaaacttaaattgctgaaaaatttaatttgccaaaattttttACGGGCGCTGACTTTCCCCCACCTAATGTATATTGGGGAACACCACATGTACCGCACAGTTTCGCCACGCTTGACACAGTCCGCAAAACGCTTTGCAAAGTTCCCATAACTTTTGGCACAGAGCCACTAGGCTTGGCACACGCAATCTTGCGTGCATGACATCTAATAGAAAGCGACAcctcaaaaaattaagaaatgtaTGCATAGGCGCGTATATAAACAAAATCGTACCGTGATGAAACCCGGAATACTTTCATTGAACATTCAAGGGGTCCCTTAGATATCCCCTAGCTCTATCCCCTTGATATTCgcatatttaagaattttcaaataataacgggaaaaaatcactaaCCAATTTGAGAGCTCAATTTTTCCGTAGCAGTTTCCGATATCTTTGTTGTAAACGTTGACAAAATAGAGTTGAAAATAGTTACGAACGGCGAAGTTTGTCTTCCAAACTCCCTAGACGTCTCTGCTTCAACTGAAATCGGCAAAACAGGGGTTGTAGAGTCCATTGTTGAAGAATTCGCTGTAACATCATCTAAAGACGCAGCTGAAGCGTTAGCTGTAAAAAGGGAAGAGTTTGACTCTTCTGATGATATTGAAACTGGAAATATTGCTGTTGTCGTAAAATAAGTATTTGGCAATATCGTTTTTACAGATTCCGGAATAGGAGACAGTGTTGTTTCAAATATGATAGGTGGTGCAGTTGTAGTTATTTTAACTGTATTAGAAACTTCATCACTAAAATCATTCAGCATTATGAGCTCTTCCGTAGATAAATTTGAGAAAGATCGTGTTTCACTAAATGTTGAATTTAGTTTTATGGCACTGCTTAAAATATTGGCATTTGTTGTTACAGAGTTTTTTATCTCCTGATTGGAACTTTCTGTCTGATTTATTTCTTCACTAGGAATGTTAACAGGCCCAAAATCAGTTTCGAATCTAAACTGAGGACTCTCAGaattaaaatcagtttcaccAAGATCTTGGTCTTCACTAGGAACTGAatcaacaaaataagttttattctCGAGAACAATAGTTCCATTCTTGAAGTCAATTAAAGAAACGTTAAATTCGCGGAAGTCCAAAGTTAGTCCGGGAGGAGATATTTCATAGTCAGACACTTCGTCTTTTTCTGTTGGCAGGTAGTCAGTGCCTTCTTCGACGTCAAACGCAGTAAAAAATGGTTGATGACCATTAATAACCTGTGTATTGTAAATATTAAGCAGAAGCTCATCTTCAGAAGCACTTGAATCATAGTCAATATCAGAAGGTGGAGTTTCAACTTTTTCCTCCACAAATGGAAAACGACCTTGATGACCGTTCACAGTCGTAtcatttttaaaactaactttaatttctgttgcATTTTCTTCACTTTGTATGCTGTCATGTTCCTGCTCGTCGGTTACAGGGGAAATTTCACTAGCAGAAGGCATAACTTCTATTTCACCTTCGTCATTTAAAGTTGgtaaaagtttaactttttccaCTAGTCCATCTTTGGAGTTAATTAGATCTTTTGTAACGTTTTCATTTCGCTTGTTGTCTTCAAGCTTTACAGTCGGCTTTTCAGCCCCCTCAATGGGGTCTTCCATAAATTTTGATGCTATACCAGCATTTGATTCAGGGTCTTCAACCAGTACTTCCGACAGTTGCGACCCAACTAAACCCACCTTTTCGGTCACACTTAGTCGTATGTCAAACAAATTTGGCCCAAGTATTAAGGGCATATCTTGAACAGCATCAACACTTTTTGACATCGTTTCGCTCAACACCTCCTTATTTTGACCCCTTCCTTGGCTAACAGTGCGATTTTGGCCCTTTTCTGCAGGTTCTTCACTAAAAGAGCCAACTTTTGGCTCGGAGCTGAAGATGCTAGTTGGTACACTAATGTTTTTTGGTTCTATGGTGCTACTTTTAATTGGAGCTTGGTGGAGCTTAGGAGTGGAACTGGGTAAGGGTCTTGCTGTAGTTGAAACTGCTTCACTGATTATATCAGACCGCACTGTTGGTAAGTTTACCGTATTATGGTCAACTTTAATCTTATTTATATTAGATTGAAATACAGGTCTTCCATTTTCATTAACCCGTGCCGGTATGGATTGAACACTTATTGAAGGAAGCGGTCGTGACGGTGAAGACGGTACCAACGTCTGTGAAGGCGTAACTGGCTGATTTATAAACACCGGAGTTGGCACTAAAGAGAATATTTCACTTGCACGAATTCGAGACGATGGTAAAACAACACTTTGCTCACGATTAAATAGTAGAGGATCTAGAGCGGTGACCGGCAGACGTCTGCCAGGTATTGTGTTCAATGTAACAACAGGATTAAATTGTTGCACTCTATTATCAAGGGTATTGATTCCAGTATCAAGTTGCGGCGCTAGAGGGATCCAATCAGTTGGTCCTGAAAGCTGCCTTGCTCGACTTTCAGTGTTGATTGATACCCTTTCTGATTGAGACCCAACAGATCTTGGTAGGCTTATTTGTGGCTGTGAAAACCCATTGTTACTTCCCTCAGCTCCGACGTCTTGTCTAACTCCTGAGTCTTGTACAAAACCAAGGTCTTGTCTAGTGAGTCTTGGTCGTACATCTTTTAATGGTATCCATGGAGCTCGTACTGAATTTGACTCAATAAATGTAGGTTCAACTTGCCGTTTATCCCTTTCACCCCCATGGATTATCTGGATGTGGAGCACAAAGAAGATCGACCCTAAAAAAGGATAATTTAGATTgttattttggattttctttaCAAACAACAACTATACTTGtttaatgtgatttttttccttttatagtTGATATgggcttattatttttttcataatctaGCTTCTGAGTTTTTGCAAACTTACTTTATTATGGCatgacaaaatataaaatagtaattttgcAAAATCACAATTGCAAATGATAATGCCTAACTATTATTtagagttacaaaaaaaaaatcacatttcgGCTTAATGCTCTATTTACGATCAACAATGTCTATGTAAGTATCACCAGAAATAACTTACAAAGCAGTTTACATTGAATGAAATTGTAGTTGGATCAGTCACGCAAATTAATTACGATTTAATAACTTTATATCTAGTTCTGCTTTCAAAAGATTAAgtcccattttcaaaaatattcctattttataatttttatgtaagttttatttattgtaattaccAAGGACAAAAAGAGAAACTTCAGAGAAATACCGAGATCAGTGTCCCACATTTCCGGTTTCAAAGTGTGCTTTGATTGTATTGGTTGGTATTTGTGACATATTTTTACAAACCAATCATATTGTTTCTTAAGTACTTATGTTCTATGTACGTTTTTGGTACGTTTGTGTACGATTTGTGTTGTGTTTATGTCTGTGGTGTGTTGTTTTTCTAGAATTCCAGGGTTTTAGTGTTTCAACGTAAGACAATGATCTTGCTATTATTGTTATTCCATTTTATCCACCTACGAAattaaatagctgaaatttGCTTTGTATTTATCAAACAGAAAGAATGTGCTGAAAAACGACTAAAAAACGgcgaaaaactgaaaatgtttctatttttaagtaagttcagatcattctctaagaaaaagtgCTATTAATATCGTACCACTGCCTCGGTGGATGAATTTGAGACTAATAAATCCAATAATACAGGTATTTCTGGTGAAAATTTCGTCGGAAAATCGTATTCACTAAATGTTGAATTTAGTGTTATGGCACtgcttaaaatatgaaaattcgaACTGCTTAAATTCGAACtgcttaaaatatgaaaatttcgtcGGAAAATCGTATGTTTCAGAGCGAACATAAAACTTAAGTGTGT
Proteins encoded in this region:
- the LOC136026545 gene encoding mucin-2-like, which produces MDNIRKFAIYGSIFFVLHIQIIHGGERDKRQVEPTFIESNSVRAPWIPLKDVRPRLTRQDLGFVQDSGVRQDVGAEGSNNGFSQPQISLPRSVGSQSERVSINTESRARQLSGPTDWIPLAPQLDTGINTLDNRVQQFNPVVTLNTIPGRRLPVTALDPLLFNREQSVVLPSSRIRASEIFSLVPTPVFINQPVTPSQTLVPSSPSRPLPSISVQSIPARVNENGRPVFQSNINKIKVDHNTVNLPTVRSDIISEAVSTTARPLPSSTPKLHQAPIKSSTIEPKNISVPTSIFSSEPKVGSFSEEPAEKGQNRTVSQGRGQNKEVLSETMSKSVDAVQDMPLILGPNLFDIRLSVTEKVGLVGSQLSEVLVEDPESNAGIASKFMEDPIEGAEKPTVKLEDNKRNENVTKDLINSKDGLVEKVKLLPTLNDEGEIEVMPSASEISPVTDEQEHDSIQSEENATEIKVSFKNDTTVNGHQGRFPFVEEKVETPPSDIDYDSSASEDELLLNIYNTQVINGHQPFFTAFDVEEGTDYLPTEKDEVSDYEISPPGLTLDFREFNVSLIDFKNGTIVLENKTYFVDSVPSEDQDLGETDFNSESPQFRFETDFGPVNIPSEEINQTESSNQEIKNSVTTNANILSSAIKLNSTFSETRSFSNLSTEELIMLNDFSDEVSNTVKITTTAPPIIFETTLSPIPESVKTILPNTYFTTTAIFPVSISSEESNSSLFTANASAASLDDVTANSSTMDSTTPVLPISVEAETSREFGRQTSPFVTIFNSILSTFTTKISETATEKLSSQIETSTFANTAAASENIYTIETRSPTRQTQPATEHISTSPSTTHGIYVPDSTQEPEPRVSLYLRINVDTTWQELCHRIDDFRSALSNVVSRETGKTISPKQVVIYNIARCAIEMHSSRRRRTVSESVAALVYVTDYHGIYSYRLTEALERGLEKKTSLEDFPLARKISLEESVRPSPESLAANPRHHVPATGMIAGITVAVILGLLLLSFLVFLLVVRRRQNRATFARRCQPGSESGIRNSIRNMSWRQSKSQLRASKRSFMNFAYEDPNAPTKPLNIGKIAEAAENSVSLEGEFKEIPAPSTTLEDLPKGVESKNRFSNVIPIPDTRVLLKQIAGDETSEYINANFVRGPRDEPQYYIACQAPLESTVPDFWRMIWEKQSKLIIQLTDLFENGSAKCADYLPPSEVLDCHRLYGDFQVTLKKRELKQGYIISFITLKHMNDNLRRDIVHYWYTDWPHSGVPQDPKQLISMLLECRTTVKDGTSSIVVHCCPGTGRTGTVIAIELLMRIIDTKKPIDVPRTVYKLRRDRSGSVQTKEQYQFIYQALASYASRLSENEN